One Oenanthe melanoleuca isolate GR-GAL-2019-014 chromosome 3, OMel1.0, whole genome shotgun sequence DNA segment encodes these proteins:
- the LOC130250499 gene encoding myosin light chain kinase, smooth muscle-like produces the protein MGAAAAALAAAPGKLRAVFAHTGHTGPARARPADPGPLPAGSHPHTRGHAERLFPHGSRTPADTPRGCSLTAPANTPRGCSLTAPAHPRTRRGVVPSRLPHTRGHAEGLFPHGSRTPADTPRGCSLTAPAHPRTRRGVVSSRLPHPGLPRTGPAAPTGSVPLSRARCFSQIYSGRFAAGADLSSSVRGNVCLASSMKVSRSSS, from the exons ATGGGAGCAGCTGCGGCGGCCTTGGCCGCGGCCCCGGGCAAGCTGCGGGCCGTGTTTGCCCACACGGGGCACACGGGCCCGGCCCGAGCCCGCCCGGCGGATCCAGGGCCGCTCCCCGCGGGCAGCCACCCGCACACCCGCGGACACGCCGAGCGGCTGTTCCCTCACGGCTCCCGCACACCCGCGGACACGCCGAGGGGTTGTTCCCTCACGGCTCCCGCGAACACGCCGAGGGGTTGTTCCCTCACGGCTCCCGCACACCCGCGGACACGCCGAGGGGTTGTTCCCTCACGGCTCCCGCACACCCGCGGACACGCCGAGGGGTTGTTCCCTCACGGCTCCCGCACACCCGCGGACACGCCGAGGGGTTGTTCCCTCACGGCTCCCGCACACCCGCGGACACGCCGAGGGGTTGTTTCCTCACGACTCCCGCACCCGGGGCTGCCCCGCACCGGGCCCGCTGCCCCGACCGGCTCCGTGCCGCTCTCCCGGGCACGTTGTTTCTCGCAGATTTACAGCGGGAGATTTGCGGCTGGGGCTGACCTTTCTTCCTCCGTGCGGG GAAATGTTTGTCTTGCCAGTTCCATGAAAGTTTCCAGAAGTTCTAGCTAA